DNA from Ptychodera flava strain L36383 chromosome 15, AS_Pfla_20210202, whole genome shotgun sequence:
ACAAATGACAACTAAAGCTCAATGTTATGCTTTTGTATTTCAGCTGTCATACATTGTGTTCCTGGTCATATTCAGTCATTTCATGTTGACTGATTTGAGGCCAATCAGTCATCCAGAGTCTCCAGGCAAGTGGGAATGGGTAACCATTGTCTGGGTGTTTAGTCTCACTGTTGAAGAAGGAAGACAGGTAATTATGCTCCATAGCATCAGAATGCCAACCGCAAGTATTTGCCTTTTTGGCACACctaaacaaattttttttacagttctcaaaatattttcttcatagtttgtcaaaacatttttgaaatgaacatggcaagCCAAAAGTATAGTTGCATTCATAATCAAAAAAGTGATGAATGAAAAGTCTGTAATTACACTGTTCTCTTTTCATTTAGAAAATCAGCTGGCCATCATTTTTTTGGCAACAGCTAATCACACAGATCCTTGCTAAAcagaattttaatatttggaagCAGAGATATTTCATATGGGTACTGTTACAGTCGTGggatttgtcatttgaaattcaagctTCTTGCcagtatttcagagtttatccATGGAGGAATATATTTTGAAGCTTTACCTTATGTAACCTCATGTATCCCCAGTTTTCCATGTGAATCCAACACATTTAAACCAataacatttttagctcatattcggttttatatataaataccaaaaagagcttatatgatgagtcttagtggcgtctgtatgtctgtatatttgtgggtatgtgcggatgtatgtccgtcacacacaaaggctcccataccgccaaagctaccgtctcagtatttggtgtacaggtagatgtaggggttgagatgtgaatttgttcaaatgaacacatcagtgtcaaaaatgtgcaaatgaggtaagaaaaagggaaattctgcaattgtaggagtggtggcatgccagcaTGCTACTCCACTgagcttgagtcatttcctgtcattgtttatgaactgttacatattaacagacctgctcaaactaagggacgTTCATTAGATCtcgggagggggtggtcacaatgaaattgtgaacatttattttacacttgtaaatttctaagagtttttttccaaatgagaaaagctgtgctaattttttttctgtgtaaattttcagatttataatttattttagttcgatgctgtctgaggatacaatgtacatccatatcaccagcgcaaataagattgcgtactgtaactacaacatacatatggcccagtgatttatattgctgatagatttcgcgaaatgttgcagatcatcttttgacaagctgagaagctgctGGCAAAAAATgcggtgaaatttcaatattatttgtgtttttaggacaatttttgcccttttttgatcaaaacatctatttctctgtagcagcatgtccaacttttgtcaacttgtttttctggtttaaatatttcttgttgtttttctggttgtactgtgcagaatcCATTGTCACAACATtgaacgtagaattttcctgcactgaacagatagaaacaacatttattgttgatctttggtacccatactggtatgtaccaattctgatcaaatgtgagcgacaccgtataattgtggtatttttaccaaTCTTTCAATAAAAAAGAGTAAATCTAAGTAAACCATGATTCTGTGTTTTTAACTCATTCTAGATATTTGTGAGGGAACCAAGATCACTTAAGTACAAGATAATAAGCTGGTATGATGACATATGGAACCGCTTTGATCTTGCCATGATATTGATGTTTTCCATGTCTCTGATATTGAGATTTTCATTGGACGGAGCAGAGTTCATGATTGCAAGGATAAGCTATTCACTGACTCTGATGGTTTTCATGTTCAGACTGCTACACATGGGTTTCTTCCACAAAGAAATTGGACCCAAGATTATCATGATCAAACAGATGGTGAGGAAAATATGTCTATTGAATTATACATCCTGTGTCTTGCAAAAATATTCCAATTCACCGAAATTTTCATGGAGATGAAATTTGCTGAAAAATTTCATATAATGCTTCTTGTTTTCAATAGGTTCTTTCAATTGGCTTAAAATCTCCAGGCACCTGTAGACTTGTAGAGAAAGAGTCAAGAATACTTGGCTCACACTGACTGATTATTATACTCAGCATAATCCTAGGGAATCAGTTGTTTCACTGACCAAATACTCCAAGGGAGTCAATTATTTCACTGACCGATCATTATAGTCCTAGAGAGTCAGTTGTTTCACTGCAGATTATTATACTCCTAGAGAGTCAATTGTTTCTCCGACTAATTATTAGACTCTTAAGGAGTCAGTTGTTTCACTCCTAGGAACTAAGGAAGTCAGGTTTTTTCCACAAAGCTATTTTAGGCCCTCCAAACGAGCTCTACTGTTCTAGAAACAAAGATTGGGCCCAGTGTATTTCAGGTGTGCCActtattgaatttgaaagaagATAATATATTGACAAATTTCAGTCAGAGATACATTACACAAAGTTTGGCAGCAATTTTTATAACAAAGTTCAATGATGGTAAAATACTGGTTAATGTGTTGAAAACATGATATGCTGTGAGACAGTTACTTAATATGTATCTGTCTGACTTCTGGTCTAACAATAATTTCATCTTTACTCTCCCCtaatttcacaattcaacactTATACAATGCCTTGTCTTGTTTCAGGTGCAAGACCTTGTGTACTTTGTTGCAGTTCTCATAGTCTTTATCATGGCCTTTGGTGTAGCATGTGAGGCATTGCTGTACCCTAACCATGACCCAACTCTCATGTTAATACCAAAGGTTGTCTACAAACCATACTGGCAAATGTATGGTGAGCTTTTCCTTGAGGAGATCGAAGGCAAGTACAGATATTGCTCAGACAATGAATATTCTATGAACTGAGAAAATCCCATCATATAGCTAGCATGTGGACATTTATGGATGTATATTTCCCAGTAaactcttcttcttcttctcttgtGCGCTTGCATCTAGACAAATTATATATCTTTGATCAAAAGTAAAATGCAAGAAGTATAAAAAAGTACCAGAATTGTGAATTATCAGAACTGTGTTGGCAATGTCCATACAGCATTCACTAAGCAAGCATTTGAATCACAAGATTTTTGTTCACGAATCACGACaagatttttgttctttttgtcACATGTACTGTAATCACAAACCAAAGAAAAGAATTCGATAACAAATGTACTAATTGTACTGTAATATTAAGTACCAGAAGAGACAGCTTCTGTAGTAAGAATGTTATTGTAAAGCCATGTAGGTGCTCATTCAAGAAGTCATAATCTTACAAGGGATTTGCTGTTATGCTACTTTAGGTCGACTTGATAATGAGACATGCTACTCGGAACCACGTCTTGATGGTCATTGCCCACCAATGGATGATAACTACAGATGGGTTGTACCACTTTTAACAGGGGTGTACATGTTGATTTCCAATGTCCTGCTTCTCAACCTCCTCATTGCCATGTTCAGGTAGGATTTAATTCAATGTGAAGAatgtaatgaaattcatgtatgAATGTTTGTGAATTTACACAATTTTAGATGAATGTTCAAGCATAAGTGTTCTATCATTTGAAATGTTATCAcccaaatttcaaataatgttaACTTGGTGTAAGTTATTCATACCAGCTTCAGCTATTTAAATCAACTTCAACTCGCCAAATGTTGTCATCATGCTTGTcccaatttttgtaaaattaacaCTCCATTTTAACCTTAAAATTCTGTCACATTGCCTGTTTTTAGACATTCATGTGTTACATTGTAAGAAAAACTGTACATTTCAAGTGAAGTTTACATCTGGTGATCTTATAAAGCCATGATAACGTCTTCCAGAAACAAGAAAGCAAGGAGCAAATGTtgtagaatgaaaaaaaaactgcaatTCCTTTGAGTTGTTGTCCATGAACATCTTGTGTGATACCAAAGTCATTTTTAGTAACAAAgaaacaataaattttgttcTCTCCTTGTTGAACAGCTACATATTTCAGAAGGTAAATGACAAATCAGAAACCATTTGGAGATTTTACCGATTTGAGTTGGTGTATGAATACTTTGATAGGCCTACACTGATTCCACCATTCATCTTGTTAAACCATGCTTGGAGAGCCATCTGGTGGGTCATTCACAAGTGTCAAGGCAATGAAACACCCTCTACAAATTTCAGTAAGTTTTCGTTTAGCATGGTTTagatgtgtgtgtttgtatatgGCCGCTTtgggtgtgtgtttgtgtggcAGGTTtgggtgtgtgtttgtgtggcAAGGCATTTGTGGCTGTGTCATTCATAAGAAGAATATCCATTTTCTCATATTGATTGGTTTTCCTCACAAAATGACACATggataaatacatacatgtagtatgATTAAAAATTGAGTCATGCTTTTATCGATTTTAaagattgtttgtttttgatgtaATCTGTATCCATCACATCAGACACTGGTTTGCATATTAGACATTAATTCCTTCATGTGTACaataaaatttggaaaattgcagGGTCACATAGCCTAGGCACAGTGTATACCACTGCTAGAAATTTAGTCATGTATGACCAACATGGCAGAAAAAATGGTGAAGTTTAATCATGTCATAACTACCAGTATGTCCGGGTTTAATGCTATTTTCAACATGATGGTTCAATCTCTTGACATGAACCTTGGAAGATGGAGTGACATTACATAACTTTGTATCCATATGCATGCACACAATGTGCATGCATACGCGTTAAATGCtcttttaatttattaatttttttgtgcGTGAGCAGAAGTTAGACTTGATGAAGATGAAATAATGGATTTGAATGGATTTGAGAGAAGACAAGTTGAAAATTACTTCATCAAGAAACACCATAGAGATATGTTGATCCCAGAAGTCAGAATGCAGAGGACAGGCAAAAGGTATCAATGCTAGTTAATGACATCAATCAAAATCACAGTCTACCCATTAGCAGTAGTTTTATTTGCAAAGAAGGCCCTCAGTAACAACTATACTGCAGTAATAATGCATTTATAAAGCTACTACCAAAATCACTTTCAGCATAGGCATGAGTTCATGATAGAGGCAGAAAAACATTTTCCCCATTCTTCTACTTTTTCACGTGTTACGACATGAAAGAGTAAACTcagtttgttttttgtgttttgcatcatatttttccataatttttctGCCTTTCATAGTGATCAACAAAATGTACAATCCCAACAGGATATGTAAATGATGCATGTTGAGTGTTCCAGTCTTGTGATCTAAAATGCACAACAACGAAGAAATCATGCAGACAGTTATCACTATAGAGCTGCATTTTCTGCCGCTGGATAGAGTTtatcatttgcatgtttgtttcCAGGCTTGACAAAGTTATTGAAGAAATCGAAGATATCCGAGAATCTCTGACTGGCCGTTGGACAGAGACTAATGCAATTGGACTTCTGGTTAGAGGAAGTTCATCTGGTTCCTTGCATGAAACGTAAGTTTCAAATCTTTTGGATGTAACACACTATGAGTGGTTTTGTTGAATTTAGATAATAAGTAGGAAAATTCCAGTCAGCAATTCTGCAATGTTTTCATGGAATTAAATCTTATCCTACCAGTCTTTACAAATCTTGATTCCTCTCAGAGTATGCTCTACTTCCTCCCTGTCAAAAGCTCAGTTTCTTCACCATTGATATGATGCTGCATAGTTCCAGCTTTACGAACTTTTGACAAATGCTGTTTTAGTGATTTGAAGTTAAATCTTTATAGCAGTACAGTAAAAGCAAGGGATATTCTACCCGAAAATGTCTTCACCACAgtacaatatttgttttggttgtAGACAATTTACCCCAATCATCAGTTCAAGATAAACTTCTGTGAACTTTGTCACTTTTACCATTAATATTTCTTCTGTGATGTTACAGACCACGCAGACCCTTGGCTAGGAGAGCCATCACAGACAGTACAAAACTGAAGCAATTTGAACGAAGTGAATCCATAGCAGACACAATTGGGGAATCAGAAACTGGCACGGCTAAGGACGACTTGGAGGAACGAGTAGAGAAGATGGAAACAAACATATCAGAAATTATGAATGTCTTGAAATCTCTTCAAACCAGTCAGCAGCAGCTTCTTGAAGGACAGAGGCAAGCAAGAGATCAAGAGAAGAAGACAGAAATCTATCACATACATCATGCTCCTTCTAGACAACCACAGCCTGTCAGTGTGCAGCAAAGGAGTTCCTACCAGTCACACAAGATGCAGGGAATTCCTCCCCCTCAGGAGGTAGAGGAGGAAGTAGACGAAGATATCGCTGAGAGGGATTTATTTCAGTATTTACCGCCACAAGTTACATTCCGTGACCAGCTCCTGAGAGGACCAGGGTCTGTTGCTGCAGTACCATTAACAGCAAGCCAGGAagagtctgtttcatcgcagtCACAGATGTCTTACAGAGATCAGCTCCTACAGGGCATCACACCAACCTTGTACACAAATCAAAGTGATGACGATGTTTCCCCTCCTAGAGTTGACTACCGTTCAAAGTCACAACCATCACCAAGTACTATGCGTGAACAACTCTTGCAAGGCTTAGCAACCAGACCATCTGGACTAAGACCAGCTGATGGATCAGTGTCTGATACATTGCACTAACTATCAGTATTCACCCCCATGAGATGTGGACTAGTCCATCtcaatcattgaaaacaaatggaCCAGATCACATATTGTTGTGAAAGGGTACATGTATTATACTCTTAAAAGTGCCAAAGCCAATGGAGACAGCAGTCTTGGCTCTCAATATTTTCTCACTACCACATCTCTGTATATGCAAAGCTTTAAAATATTGATCCAGTATATTTCCAGATACCTTTAATGAATTGTTCTAATCTATTTTAGATTTAATGTATTACGTGGGAGTTGTCACACATTCCAATTCTGGCAATTCCAATAGTATTGTACAGTGTTTATAATAAGTTCAACATAGGTATACTGGGTGTGTAGCAATCAGCTGCCTGATTTGTCAATTCACAAACTCGGCATTGTTTTCTTGTCActgtagtctatagtagctaaaaatgttcCTGTGTAGCGTGGGTCAGTCCACTTTCAAAGCATCACCATAATCAGTGAGAAGTGAACTGAAGTCACAAACAAATCGTACTTCAAAGCTAAAAGACCATGTTTGAACGACACTACAAATCTCTGCCACTCATGATAATAATATGCAAAGATTGCACCCTATAATGCCTGGTGATGCTATATTgaatcaatctgattaaaatctaaTGTAGCGATGCAATGGGCTTCCCTTGACTAATATcttggagaaaaacaaaataatatgtaAAGTTTGAAAAGTTACCATCTCTATATcgaattttaatcagattgaataatcaagtcaaTTTTTAATATCAAGATGATCTTCAGATTCTGTTAATAGTGATGAAGAGAGTGAAAGGTTAAATGATAAAGAGTAGCTTTCCCATATGACCTTTTGTATTATACTATTGGTTTGTCTCTACAATAATAATGTACATACCACTTTTTGTCTCCTTTGCTAGCCAATTcaacaataattttcaaatttacactgGCACCTTGCTTAGTTGAAACCCCATTGAAGGGCATAATAGTGATGTACTGTGTACAGCCACTGCTTACTGCGTATACTTTACGTACTGTAAATGAATTCTTCCTGAAATAAACTGATAAGTTGCCACTACATTTAGGAAACACATCTGACTTAGTACAGACAAGCCTGCTGATTTTTCACAGCAGGACAAAGCAAGCCAGTAGATGACTCTATCCTATGGTATATGAGTTATGCTAGATTACAAAGAATTCTCATTGTATAATAAATTGTATTATAAATATTGTATATAGTTTATAGTAATCCCTTTATCAGGAGGCTGTTCATATGGAGTCATAGACCGTCCACAGTATCTCTCTCAGGTCTTTGCAGTGAAACTTTTGAGGCTAAAATATTTAATTCCATAGATCTATTTTCTTCTTACATCTCATATTTGATACAGGCAGTACTATCAGAAATCATTTcatctttattttctttttcaaattctGCTGCAAAAAGCAGTATTGTTCCATGCAATTTGTGATGGCTCACATTTTAAGATTGTTTTAAGTTTCTGAAGTGTATGATTCTATGATTTACATTCCATGTCTCAATTACATCACGTCCCAATAGATAAACACTTTTTGATGCAAAGTATTATGTAGCATTATAGCATTCAGACATCAAGGAAATCACAATGTGCACTATTTGATGGAAATTTTGTAACTTTCCTGATTACTGTACTTGCCAAAGACAAGTAAACATTTACAACAGGGTCAAGCTCACATGTACAGTGATGTAAAAATTTACAAGGCAGATCTGTTAGGTATACAACAGTTGATTAGTATGATTATTATCAGATACAGTCCTAATTTGGACTATTTTCTAATGAAAGACATTACCATATAATGAAGTTTTAAATATTCAAAGCAAATTATGAATGTGAAATGTTTGAGCATTCagtcactctttaacattggtATTCCATGGATTGCGTTTTTCTATAGAGTGCATATAATGTTCCCAGGATTGTATTTCTGAAACttcatgttttgttttacatattGTAACTAACATTGGCactataaggccaaaaaaaattgtttctggtccttgacatttagcaaaagtgatgcggtgatgcggttttctttttttctttttccttttccttttttttatttctaacaatgctggtttggcactattgatgcaacagttattgtcttttatcactggctgcataatacttgtctgttttctttttagcatttttggacatgcaaacagggatatcaagaataactgtactgatgagtatgtaaccccccccccccccaa
Protein-coding regions in this window:
- the LOC139152035 gene encoding transient receptor potential cation channel subfamily M member-like 2 isoform X1, giving the protein MIKTQIQNIKQSMKARKITNCCGSDQKFSLDEQWTRYLLNFIGKLLTKLMGDEYPLSYSDDIFVVDQFESYREDKYLVKRREDYAFDYPEQELYMWAILLNRRNMARLFWQSSSTHIGGALVAAKILRKMSKIAEAEEELELNQDLINHSMDYQLLAKDVLTECYNKEKKKSQLLVVRELPNWGHTTCLSIADSAFLMEFMDHSCCQTKLNRIWKGNMHLHTSWWRLLLAMIPFLIFLVRFSADDEELEVTEKESVHQETIAGANTCSSPARPQLQKRLTTLSTSDQVVTTQRHQPSRKIRQLGFHTVENKLSIFRAIWYYYTAPVTKFMFNVLSYIVFLVIFSHFMLTDLRPISHPESPGKWEWVTIVWVFSLTVEEGRQIFVREPRSLKYKIISWYDDIWNRFDLAMILMFSMSLILRFSLDGAEFMIARISYSLTLMVFMFRLLHMGFFHKEIGPKIIMIKQMVQDLVYFVAVLIVFIMAFGVACEALLYPNHDPTLMLIPKVVYKPYWQMYGELFLEEIEGRLDNETCYSEPRLDGHCPPMDDNYRWVVPLLTGVYMLISNVLLLNLLIAMFSYIFQKVNDKSETIWRFYRFELVYEYFDRPTLIPPFILLNHAWRAIWWVIHKCQGNETPSTNFKVRLDEDEIMDLNGFERRQVENYFIKKHHRDMLIPEVRMQRTGKRLDKVIEEIEDIRESLTGRWTETNAIGLLVRGSSSGSLHETPRRPLARRAITDSTKLKQFERSESIADTIGESETGTAKDDLEERVEKMETNISEIMNVLKSLQTSQQQLLEGQRQARDQEKKTEIYHIHHAPSRQPQPVSVQQRSSYQSHKMQGIPPPQEVEEEVDEDIAERDLFQYLPPQVTFRDQLLRGPGSVAAVPLTASQEESVSSQSQMSYRDQLLQGITPTLYTNQSDDDVSPPRVDYRSKSQPSPSTMREQLLQGLATRPSGLRPADGSVSDTLH
- the LOC139152035 gene encoding transient receptor potential cation channel subfamily M member-like 2 isoform X2; protein product: MIKTQIQNIKQSMKFSLDEQWTRYLLNFIGKLLTKLMGDEYPLSYSDDIFVVDQFESYREDKYLVKRREDYAFDYPEQELYMWAILLNRRNMARLFWQSSSTHIGGALVAAKILRKMSKIAEAEEELELNQDLINHSMDYQLLAKDVLTECYNKEKKKSQLLVVRELPNWGHTTCLSIADSAFLMEFMDHSCCQTKLNRIWKGNMHLHTSWWRLLLAMIPFLIFLVRFSADDEELEVTEKESVHQETIAGANTCSSPARPQLQKRLTTLSTSDQVVTTQRHQPSRKIRQLGFHTVENKLSIFRAIWYYYTAPVTKFMFNVLSYIVFLVIFSHFMLTDLRPISHPESPGKWEWVTIVWVFSLTVEEGRQIFVREPRSLKYKIISWYDDIWNRFDLAMILMFSMSLILRFSLDGAEFMIARISYSLTLMVFMFRLLHMGFFHKEIGPKIIMIKQMVQDLVYFVAVLIVFIMAFGVACEALLYPNHDPTLMLIPKVVYKPYWQMYGELFLEEIEGRLDNETCYSEPRLDGHCPPMDDNYRWVVPLLTGVYMLISNVLLLNLLIAMFSYIFQKVNDKSETIWRFYRFELVYEYFDRPTLIPPFILLNHAWRAIWWVIHKCQGNETPSTNFKVRLDEDEIMDLNGFERRQVENYFIKKHHRDMLIPEVRMQRTGKRLDKVIEEIEDIRESLTGRWTETNAIGLLVRGSSSGSLHETPRRPLARRAITDSTKLKQFERSESIADTIGESETGTAKDDLEERVEKMETNISEIMNVLKSLQTSQQQLLEGQRQARDQEKKTEIYHIHHAPSRQPQPVSVQQRSSYQSHKMQGIPPPQEVEEEVDEDIAERDLFQYLPPQVTFRDQLLRGPGSVAAVPLTASQEESVSSQSQMSYRDQLLQGITPTLYTNQSDDDVSPPRVDYRSKSQPSPSTMREQLLQGLATRPSGLRPADGSVSDTLH